A window from Theobroma cacao cultivar B97-61/B2 chromosome 3, Criollo_cocoa_genome_V2, whole genome shotgun sequence encodes these proteins:
- the LOC18603919 gene encoding probable boron transporter 2 — MEETFVPLRGIKNDLKGRLLCYKQDWTGGFRAGIRILAPTTYIFFASAIPVISFGEQLERNTDGSLTAVQTLASTALCGIIHSVVGGQPLLILGVAEPTVLMYTFMYNFVKDRKDLGHKLFLAWAGWVCVWTALLLFLLAILGACSIINRFTRVAGELFGLLIAMLFMQQAIRGVVEEFGIPARENPDQTALRPSWRFGNGMFALVLSFGLLLTALRSRKARSWRYGTGWVRGFIADYGVPLMVLVWTAASYIPVNHIPRGIPRRLFSPNPWSPGAYSNWTVIKEMLNVPPLYIVGAFIPATMIAVLYYFDHSVASQLAQQKEFNLKKPPSYHYDLLLLGFLVILCGLIGIPPSNGVIPQSPMHTKSLATLKHQLLRNKLVSTARKSISKNSNLSQVYRSMQEAYNEMQTPLVYQLPSTLGLKELKESTIQLASSTGYIDAPVDEAIFDVDKEIDELLPVEVKEQRLSNLLQSLMVAGCIAAMPLLKKIPTSVLWGYFAFMAIESLPGNQFWERILLLFTAPSRRYKVLEEYHATFVETVPFKTIATFTFFQTVYLLVCFGITWIPIAGVLFPLLIMLLVPVRQYVLPKFFKGAHLQDLDAAEYEEAPAIAYNRTFEDQELQARTNNIDGAEILDEIITRSRGEIRRSQSPKISSATPTSLGDIKPAYSPRISQRARSPRISQLRGEISPSLTEKGLEFKQTPSPGPSTLGQSSNASLSS, encoded by the exons ATGGAAGAAACTTTTGTTCCACTCCGTGGAATCAAGAATGACCTGAAAGGAAGGCTTTTATGCTACAAGCAAGATTGGACTGGTGGCTTCCGAGCAGGTATCAG GATCCTTGCTCCAACAACATATATATTCTTCGCTTCAGCAATTCCAGTAATATCTTTTGGGGAGCAGCTGGAAAGAAATACAG ATGGAAGCTTGACCGCAGTACAAACTCTTGCATCAACAGCACTTTGTGGCATCATTCACTCAGTTGTTGGAGGGCAGCCCCTGCTCATTCTTGGCGTTGCAGAGCCAACAGTGTTGATGTATACATTTATGTACAACTTTGTGAAGGACCGAAAGGATTTGGGGCATAAACTCTTCTTAGCTTGGGCAGGATG GGTTTGTGTGTGGACAGCActtttgcttttcttattGGCAATTCTAGGAGCATGTTCTATAATAAATCGATTTACACGTGTTGCTGGTGAATTATTTGGTCTACTAATTGCAATGCTTTTCATGCAGCAAGCTATTCGG GGAGTTGTGGAGGAGTTTGGCATTCCCGCAAGAGAAAATCCTGATCAAACAGCATTGCGACCTTCTTGGCGATTTGGCAATGGAATGTTTGCACTAGTTCTGTCCTTCGGCCTTCTTCTCACTGCACTAAGGAGCCGTAAAGCAAGATCCTGGCGCTATGGAACAG GCTGGGTTCGAGGTTTTATAGCAGATTACGGGGTGCCACTTATGGTGCTTGTGTGGACTGCTGCATCTTACATACCTGTTAATCATATTCCAAGAGGGATTCCAAGGCGTCTTTTCAGTCCAAACCCATGGTCTCCTGGTGCATACTCTAATTGGACAGTGATCAAG GAAATGTTGAATGTGCCCCCTCTTTACATAGTTGGAGCATTTATTCCGGCAACGATGATTGCTGTGCTTTACTATTTTGATCACAGTGTAGCATCACAACTCGCTCAACAGAAAGAGTTCAATCTGAAAAAGCCACCTTCATACCATTATGACCTTCTTCTCTTGGGTTTTCTG GTTATATTATGTGGTCTTATTGGCATTCCGCCATCCAATGGTGTTATTCCACAATCTCCAATGCACACAAAAAGCTTAGCAACCCTGAAACATCAG CTTTTGCGTAATAAGCTTGTGTCAACAGCACGGAAAAGTATAAGTAAAAATTCAAACCTGAGTCAAGTTTATCGGAGCATGCAAGAGGCATACAATGAAATGCAGACTCCACTTGTCTATCAACTTCCATCCACTCTG gGACTGAAAGAACTGAAAGAATCCACTATCCAACTGGCCTCAAGTACTGGCTACATTGATGCACCTGTTGACGAGGCCATTTTTGACGTGGATAAGGAAATTGATGAGCTTTTACCTGTTGAAGTCAAAGAACAACGTCTCAGTAACCTGCTTCAGTCATTGATGGTTGCTGGTTGCATTGCTGCTATGCCTCTTCTTAAGAAGATACCCACTTCTGTTCTTTGGGGTTATTTTGCTTTCATGGCCATTGAAAGCTTGCCTGGGAATCAATTTTGGGAGAGGATATTATTGCTTTTCACTGCTCCAAGTCGAAGATACAA GGTGTTGGAGGAGTATCATGCAACCTTTGTTGAGACTGTGCCTTTCAAAACAATTGCCACCTTTACCTTTTTCCAGACTGTTTATTTGCTTGTATGCTTTGGCATAACATGGATCCCAATAGCTGGAGTCCTCTTCCCACTTTTGATCATGCTTCTTGTGCCAGTGCGGCAATATGTGCTCCCCAAGTTTTTCAAAGGTGCACATCTTCAAGACCTTGATGCTGCAGAATATGAGGAAGCTCCAGCCATTGCCTACAACAGGACATTTGAA GACCAGGAACTTCAGGCAAGGACTAATAATATTGATGGTGCAGAAATTCTAGATGAAATTATCACAAGAAGCCGTGGAGAAATCCGCCGTTCACAGAGTCCTAAAATATCAAGTGCAACTCCAACTTCACTGGGGGACATAAAACCTGCTTACAGCCCACGGATCTCCCAAAGGGCACGTAGTCCACGGATTAGCCAACTGAGGGGGGAAATAAGCCCCAGCTTGACTGAAAAGGGATTAGAATTCAAGCAAACTCCCAGTCCTGGACCATCTACACTTGGACAAAGCAGCAATGCTTCGTTGTCAAGCTAA
- the LOC18603920 gene encoding GDSL esterase/lipase At5g62930 isoform X1 — protein MRPNIVLFGDSITEQSFRSGGWGASLADTYSRKADVLVRGYGGYNSRWALFLLHHLFPLGSAKPPVAATIFFGANDAALLGRNSERQHVPVEEYKENLRKIVNHLKECSPTMLIVLITPPPIDEEGRMAYARYNKAFFEATYGEKAMTLPERTNEMAGVYARGCVELAEELGLRSVNLWSKMQETDGWQKQYLRDGLHLTPEGNAVVFQELVRVFNEAWLSAAEMPYDFPHHSEIDGNNPEKAFQQKCL, from the exons ATGAGACCAAACATAGTTCTATTTGGAGATTCAATAACAGAACAATCTTTTAGATCAGGCGGTTGGGGTGCTTCTCTTGCTGACACCTACTCTCGCAAG gCTGATGTTTTAGTTCGTGGGTATGGTGGATACAACAGCAGATGggctttgttcttgttgcatCATCTCTTCCCTCTG GGCTCTGCGAAACCTCCAGTTGCTGCCACAATTTTCTTTGGGGCTAATGATGCAGCTCTTCTAGGGAGAAACAGTGAAAGGCAGCATGTCCCTGTAGAAGAGTACAAGGAGAACCTCAGAAAAATTGTAAATCATTTGAAG GAATGCTCACCCACCATGCTTATTGTGCTGATAACTCCACCACCTATTGATGAGGAAGGGCGCATGGCATATGCACGGTACAACAAGGCATTTTTTga GGCAACTTACGGTGAGAAAGCTATGACATTGCCAGAGAGAACAAATGAAATGGCAGGAGTCTATGCAAGGGGGTGTGTTGAGTTGGCTGAGGAACTGGGTCTCCGATCCGTCAATCTGTGGTCCAAGATGCAGGAAACAGATGGTTGGCAGAAACAATATCTGAG GGATGGATTGCATCTGACACCAGAAGGCAATGCCGTAGTCTTCCAGGAACTTGTGAGAGTTTTCAATGAAGCATGGCTTTCCGCTGCAGAAATGCCGTATGATTTTCCTCACCACTCAGAGATTGATGGGAACAATCCCGAGAAGGCATTTCAGCAGAAATGCTTATAG
- the LOC18603922 gene encoding phosphoenolpyruvate/phosphate translocator 1, chloroplastic, producing MQSAAFSLSSPSSFPSLKPRIFGSNLRFDPVRVSSSFSASKRHDLSASSNVVSVPSLPKRSWRLSSSSGLPLRAWNSVPSDSKAERFEVRATAAESAGEGEKAGNLMKTLELGLLFGLWYLFNIYFNIYNKQVLKVFHYPVTVTVIQFAVGTVLVALMWTFNLYKRPKITGVQLAAILPLALVHTLGNLFTNMSLGKVAVSFTHTIKAMEPFFSVVLSAMFLGELPTVWVVGSLVPIVGGVALASVTEASFNWAGFWSAMASNLTNQSRNVLSKKVMVKKEDAMDNITLFSIITVMSFILLAPAAIFMEGVKFTPSYLQSAGLNVKEVVVRSLIAALCFHAYQQVSYMILQRVSPVTHSVGNCVKRVVVIVSSVIFFKTPVSPINSLGTGIALAGVFLYSRVKRIKPKAKAA from the exons ATGCAGAGCGCGGCGTTTTCTTTGTCTTCACCTTCTTCGTTTCCTTCTCTGAAGCCGAGGATATTCGGTTCCAACCTTAGATTCGATCCTGTTCGCGTTTCGTCTTCTTTCTCCGCTTCCAAACGCCATGATCTTTCCGCTTCGAGCAATGTCGTTTCGGTGCCTTCCTTGCCTAAGCGATCGTGGCGTCTGTCCTCCTCCTCTGGCTTGCCGCTCAGGGCATGGAACTCGGTTCCTTCTGATTCCAAAGCGGAGCGTTTTGAGGTTAGAGCCACGGCGGCCGAGAGTGCCGGTGAAGGCGAGAAGGCCGGTAATTTGATGAAGACGTTGGAGCTTGGATTGCTGTTTGGTTTGTGGTACCTCTTCAATATCTACTTCAATATCTACAACAAACAG GTTCTTAAGGTCTTCCATTACCCTGTAACTGTCACTGTAATTCAGTTTGCTGTTGGGACTGTACTCGTTGCTCTAATGTGGACTTTTAATCTGTATAAGAGGCCAAAAATTACCGGTGTTCAG CTTGCGGCCATTCTGCCACTTGCACTTGTGCATACGTTGGGGAACCTGTTTACAAACATGAGTCTAGGCAAAGTGGCTGTTTCATTCACTCATACGATTAAAGCTATGGAGCCATTCTTCTCAGTTGTGCTTTCTGCAATGTTTCTAGGAGAG CTGCCTACTGTTTGGGTAGTTGGTTCCCTTGTACCAATTGTTGGAGGAGTTGCACTTGCATCTGTTACTGAGGCCTCTTTCAATTG GGCTGGGTTTTGGAGTGCAATGGCTTCCAATTTGACAAACCAATCTCGCAATGTTCTCAGCAAAAAGGTCATGGTTAAGAAAGAG GACGCAATGGACAACATCACCCTCTTCTCAATAATAACAGTTATGTCCTTTATCTTGTTAGCCCCTGCGGCTATCTTCATGGAGGGTGTCAAGTTTACCCCGTCCTACCTGCAATCTGCT GGTTTGAATGTTAAGGAAGTCGTAGTGAGATCTCTAATCGCTGCTCTTTGCTTCCATGCTTATCAGCAG GTTTCTTATATGATACTGCAAAGGGTATCCCCTGTTACTCACTCTGTGGGTAACTGTGTGAAGCGGGTGGTTGTCATCGTCAGCTCTgttattttcttcaaaacaCCAGTTTCACCAATCAACTCTCTTG GCACCGGAATTGCTCTCGCCGGAGTTTTCCTTTATTCTAGGGTGAAGCGCATTAAGCCAAAGGCAAAGGCAGcctaa
- the LOC18603924 gene encoding BOI-related E3 ubiquitin-protein ligase 1, which translates to MFGGHNNNPVLPVFLEENRFQYENNALPRLQLFGDCPFNNMGNENTTSVNRPIKRGREAEPTLRQQSHHISVNNNLCLDEAGQPRSVLNPNPVSTGLRLSYEEDEHNSSVTSVSGNVTTSLPVMLSLGDNLKAEIDRQKEEFDYYVRLQEDNILKGVRELKQRQTISFLNAIEKGVGRKLQEKELEIENMNRKNKELVEKIKQVSMEVQSWHYRAKYNESIVNALKSNLKQVMEQGAVHGKEGCGESEVDDAASYTNQNHLDVLDGSGNSFSLKKQINCRACKIMEVSVLLLPCRHLCLCKDCEGFIDVCPVCQVMKTASVQIYMS; encoded by the exons ATGTTTGGAGGCCATAACAACAATCCGGTATTGCCTGTTTTCCTTGAGGAAAATCGGTTTCAGTACGAAAATAATGCACTGCCTCGGCTACAGTTATTTGGAGATT GCCCCTTCAACAACATGGGAAATGAGAATACGACTTCTGTGAATCGGCCAATTAAAAGAGGCAGAGAGGCAGAACCAACTCTCAGACAACAAAGTCACCACATATCTGTGAATAATAACCTATGTCTAGATGAAGCTGGTCAACCTCGTAGTGTTCTGAATCCAAACCCTGTGTCGACTGGATTAAGACTTTCATATGAAGAAGATGAACACAACTCTTCTGTTACCTCTGTAAGTGGAAACGTGACAACTTCCCTCCCTGTTATGCTGTCTCTGGGTGATAATCTAAAGGCGGAAATTGATAGGCAGAAAGAAGAGTTTGATTACTATGTCAGACTTCAG GAAGACAACATCTTAAAAGGTGTAAGAGAGTTGAAGCAAAGACAgacaatttcttttctaaatgCTATAGAAAAAGGAGTAGGCAGAAAATTGCAGGAAAAGGAGCTTGAAATAGAGAACATGAATCGCAAAAACAAGGAACTagttgagaaaataaaacaagtcAGCATGGAAGTTCAATCCTGGCACTATAGAGCTAAGTACAATGAGTCTATTGTAAATGCTCTGAAGAGCAACTTGAAGCAGGTAATGGAACAAGGAGCCGTGCATGGTAAGGAAGGCTGCGGGGAAAGTGAGGTTGATGATGCAGCCTCATACACAAACCAGAACCATCTGGATGTCTTGGATGGTTCTGGAAATTCATTCTCCTTGAAGAAGCAGATTAATTGCAGAGCTTGCAAAATTATGGAAGTTTCTGTCTTGTTATTGCCTTGTAGACACTTGTGTTTGTGTAAAGATTGTGAAGGCTTTATTGATGTATGCCCTGTCTGCCAGGTAATGAAGACTGCAAGTGTTCAAATATACATGTCTTGA
- the LOC18603921 gene encoding transcription factor MYB98 produces the protein MELDAKLRENMTPPGQQPMFMKDELFPFETTPSSSSKGCYHWQDFHHLEHHHQVLDVNGSSPNPVFGIQTACYDPFDAFPYGCSANDVDFYECKPFADNVGAAGHGQVMDNFQGGGGYLNLSQRNSDDVVMGSDSIGYMPFDFQGVKPVNFVVPDEVSCVSTAENAYYKKVGMNKNRVLASTKRTWKGRKKSNVVKGQWTIEEDRLLIQLVEQYGVRKWSLIAQMLPGRIGKQCRERWHNHLRPDIKKDTWSEEEDKVLIQAHIEIGNKWAEIAKRLPGRTENSIKNHWNATKRRQFSKRKCRSKYPRGSILQEYIKSLNLESSSSTRYQEKPSTATNAAIADMNTSTKAPNHQPQALDFCPTDRLVPEYDFNEVPDFCFDEKLLQESCSIDSLLDEIPSAPPNVAGAADPVDMALVMKNEVKKELDLVEMISQQANM, from the exons ATGGAGCTTGATGCAAAGCTTAGAGAAAACATGACCCCTCCAGGCCAGCAGCCAATGTTCATGAAAGATGAGTTGTTCCCCTTTGAAACCActccttcatcatcatcaaaggGTTGTTACCATTGGCAAGACTTTCACCACCTTGAACATCATCATCAAGTTCTTGATGTCAATGGGTCGTCTCCGAATCCTGTTTTTGGTATCCAGACAGCTTGCTATGATCCTTTTGATGCATTCCCTTACGGCTGTTCAGCAAATGATGTTGACTTCTATGAGTGTAAGCCTTTTGCAGATAATGTAGGAGCGGCAGGACATGGGCAAGTTATGGATAATTTCCAGGGTGGTGGAGGGTACTTGAACCTTTCTCAGAGGAACTCGGATGATGTTGTTATGGGATCAGATAGTATTGGTTACATGCCCTTTGATTTTCAAGGTGTGAAGCCTGTGAATTTCGTTGTGCCAGATGAAGTCTCCTGCGTGAGTACTGCTGAAAATGCTTACTACAAGAAAGTTGGCATGAACAAGAATAGGGTATTGGCTTCAACTAAAAGGACTTGGAAAGGTCGTAAGAAGTCCAATGTAGTCAAGGGACAATGGACAATTGAAGAAGACAG GCTCTTGATTCAATTAGTTGAACAGTATGGGGTGAGAAAATGGTCTCTTATTGCTCAGATGTTGCCTGGAAGGATAGGAAAGCAATGCAGAGAGAGATGGCACAACCATCTAAGGCCAGACATTAAG AAGGACACATGGAGTGAAGAGGAAGACAAGGTCCTGATTCAGGCCCACATAGAGATAGGAAACAAATGGGCAGAAATTGCAAAGAGGTTGCCTGGAAGAACAGAAAACTCCATCAAGAACCATTGGAATGCAACCAAAAGAAGGCAATTCTCAAAGCGCAAGTGTCGTTCAAAGTACCCCAGGGGTTCCATTCTGCAGGAATATATCAAGAGCTTGAACTTGGAGTCAAGCAGCAGCACAAGGTACCAAGAAAAACCTTCCACTGCTACTAATGCCGCCATAGCAGACATGAACACTTCAACCAAAGCACCAAATCATCAGCCACAAGCTTTGGATTTCTGCCCCACCGATCGTTTAGTGCCAGAATATGATTTTAATGAGGTCCcagatttttgttttgatgagAAACTGCTTCAAGAGAGCTGCAGCATCGATTCTCTTCTTGATGAAATACCCAGTGCTCCTCCTAATGTTGCTGGTGCAGCTGATCCTGTGGACATGGCTCTGGTGATGAAAAATGAAGTGAAGAAGGAGCTGGATTTGGTGGAGATGATCTCCCAGCAGGCTAACATGTAA
- the LOC18603920 gene encoding GDSL esterase/lipase At5g62930 isoform X2 gives MRPNIVLFGDSITEQSFRSGGWGASLADTYSRKADVLVRGYGGYNSRWALFLLHHLFPLGSAKPPVAATIFFGANDAALLGRNSERQHVPVEEYKENLRKIVNHLKECSPTMLIVLITPPPIDEEGRMAYARATYGEKAMTLPERTNEMAGVYARGCVELAEELGLRSVNLWSKMQETDGWQKQYLRDGLHLTPEGNAVVFQELVRVFNEAWLSAAEMPYDFPHHSEIDGNNPEKAFQQKCL, from the exons ATGAGACCAAACATAGTTCTATTTGGAGATTCAATAACAGAACAATCTTTTAGATCAGGCGGTTGGGGTGCTTCTCTTGCTGACACCTACTCTCGCAAG gCTGATGTTTTAGTTCGTGGGTATGGTGGATACAACAGCAGATGggctttgttcttgttgcatCATCTCTTCCCTCTG GGCTCTGCGAAACCTCCAGTTGCTGCCACAATTTTCTTTGGGGCTAATGATGCAGCTCTTCTAGGGAGAAACAGTGAAAGGCAGCATGTCCCTGTAGAAGAGTACAAGGAGAACCTCAGAAAAATTGTAAATCATTTGAAG GAATGCTCACCCACCATGCTTATTGTGCTGATAACTCCACCACCTATTGATGAGGAAGGGCGCATGGCATATGCACG GGCAACTTACGGTGAGAAAGCTATGACATTGCCAGAGAGAACAAATGAAATGGCAGGAGTCTATGCAAGGGGGTGTGTTGAGTTGGCTGAGGAACTGGGTCTCCGATCCGTCAATCTGTGGTCCAAGATGCAGGAAACAGATGGTTGGCAGAAACAATATCTGAG GGATGGATTGCATCTGACACCAGAAGGCAATGCCGTAGTCTTCCAGGAACTTGTGAGAGTTTTCAATGAAGCATGGCTTTCCGCTGCAGAAATGCCGTATGATTTTCCTCACCACTCAGAGATTGATGGGAACAATCCCGAGAAGGCATTTCAGCAGAAATGCTTATAG